The Nycticebus coucang isolate mNycCou1 chromosome 17, mNycCou1.pri, whole genome shotgun sequence nucleotide sequence TAGACCACAGTTTCCTCTACTGGTCCTCCTTTTTTCTATACTGGGAGATCTTGTACATGTCCTCGTAGAGGGTAAGACACAAATTATTGTCCTCCAATTTTCCAGTGTTAACAGCTTTCAGAGGGGACTTTCATTCTTTCAGAAAAACTTTGATGCCAGGCAGAGTGCTAATGTCCACTGTGCaccctgagccaggccctgcttTATACATATggcacatatatgtacatatatacatatgtgggCCCATGTATATGGCCTCAGGAACCTTCTAATCACTCCATTTcacaagaggaaaaagagaacCTGAGAGATCAATTCACTTGCCCTTATCATACAGTTTCTGAACTTGAAGGCAGGATTAGAATTCCGGTATTTAACCATCTTTTTACACACTCCCAGTCTTGGACACCTGTTTGCAGACACCGAGCTTggcttgtgaaaaaaaaattctactcatTGACCACTGACAGCTAGAGCTAGGTTTAATTGGGAAGTGATACCCAGTCCTTCCTCCTGCCAGTCTCCTCAGACTTTGTGAATGAACACTATAAGAAGAGAAATGTTGCAGTGATTCCCCTTTGAGCTCATATTTCTTTCTTGCAAAAAGTGCTTATTTCAGCATCCATCATCTCCCTCTTTGTTGGGTAGACAATCTGCCCTGTGGAAGATTTGTGTTGTTATTACGAGTTTGTTTATTATTAGGTTTATTCCTCCTATAAGCAAATGTGTTCACAACATTCCATCGGGGAATCTTCTTAATTGTCACATAAATGTCATCTTACGTAAATcgaatatttatctttctatggaagggggtggaggggaaaggaagaagaaacaacCTTCAGTCTTGGAGAGGGAAGGCAACTCCGGTTCTCATTCACATCTCACCCACGTGCCTTCAAAGCCAAAGGTGAGCTTAAAAAATTACTGGATCATCTTTGAGGGCCAGCAAGGAGAGATGGGGAAGAAAAAGTTTGCAAGATGCTTTGGGTATGTTGGGCCAGACTCCCAAATATCCCCCCCAACCTGCACCCGAGGCCAGCCCACCCCTCCCCAGGTAAGGACATTGTGAGAAGGCTGAAGCTGACCCCTATGCCTCTCCATGGTGGAGGCCAGCCCTTCCCCTTCCTCGAGAGAAGGTGAGCACCGCGGGCGCAGCGGACTGGGTGGGTGTGGCCCGCGGCTCCGGGAACAGACCCAAGGCCCAGCCACCGCCGGCAAGCAGCCCGACAGCCCGCCCGCCTGGCCAGCGCAGGCTCTTCCAGAAACAGCGAGGATCCGAGCGCACTGTTTGTGCACCACAAGGTCAAGTCGGGAAGTGGAGCCGGAGGAGGAGGGGCGAGAAGGcgaagggtggggagaggggcgCCCCGCTTCCTCGCCACGTGCCAGCCCTTGGAAGTTGCCCCTCGGTTTTTAACCCTTTAGGGGGAGTGGAGAGATTAGCCAGGGGGAAGGGGTTACCCCGGGGCAACATCCTATTGAAGATATGACTTGCAGCCCAgcttcccacccacccaccactcATCTCTGCGTTCCCCAACCCCCGGAAATGCGGGGCAGCACTAGGCGCCAGAAGGCATCAGAGGGGAAAGGGGGTGACGAGCCCAATAGGGACCCTCTCTATCGACCGCCCCTCTTTTCTTGAGATCGCCCACAATTTCAAGTTCCCCCCCCGCCCAAGACGTTAGTTTCTATAAGGGGGAGGGGCGCGCCCCCTCCCCCAGGCTCGCGCGcgcccctcccctcctctgctgCCAACACTTTCTGCTCACTTCTGGCGCTGCAAGACGCCACGCGATTTATTCGATTCGCATTTTAAAGCCTGCGATTCAGAAACAAGGCCTAGGGCGAGGGTCTTCCAGAGCTGGAGCCCTGGGGGGCGGGGTGCTCAGTGCAAACCTCGTTCGCTCCGCGAGTGTCGCCTCCAGGCTGTTATTTGCAAAGAAACGTCTTTTTGACGCAGGGAGAAATGGCAAATTTTAAGTACGTCATTAATATGGCgccaaaagatttttttaagtataagctttctttctttttttttttaaggttgcggGGGGCGCCGCCCGGGTCTGGGGCGCGAAGGGGGCGGAGTGTGAGCAGAAAGTGTGAGTGAGTGGAGGGGcggggtgtgtgagtgtgtgaagtGTGAGCAGACCTGATGGGACTTGCTTGGGCGCAGCCGCCGCTCGGGCCCGGCCCTGGGGACAGGGCGGGCTGGGGGCACCCTGGAGTCCATGGGGAGTCCGAGCCCAGGGTGCGGGCAGTCTGGCGGCCAGGCAGGGCACCCTCCCCCTGGGGCCCGCAACGCTACCTGGACCTGCAGCCTGAGCGAAACAACTGGGCGGCGGTGGAGGGGGGGCCACAGGGGGTGTCGGGAGCGAAGATCCGagtgaataagaaaaaagtaGCTACTCCCCGTCCCTTGCTCCTCCTgcccgcccccaccccacccccaccccaacacattttttttttctaaagagatCACAAGGAAGTCTTggtttaaaaagaaacagaaacatacaCAGGGGGTTGGTGAATGGTGCCGACCGCGGCCATCGCAGTTGGAGGCTATATTTTGGGCGGGGGGGTGAGTAGCGTCCATGGAGTTACTTTGCGCCCACTCCTAGCAGCACCGGCTCAGGTCTAGCTGGCTGACCGTCCCCGGCAGGGGCGTGGGGCTGGGGACGCCACGGGTCTGGACGCCTCCCTCGCCGCGACCCCGGATGGATGCGCGCCCCCCGCCCTCCCGCGCCGGCCCCGGGAGCTCCTGGTTTCGGGAGCATCCTTCCCGCGCCGGTCCTCGCCGCTACGCGTAGCCGAGGGCAGCGCCCCTCGGGAGGGCACCGAGGAGGAAGGTAAGATCCAGCCCCGGGCGGAGGGGCCCTGCGCATCTCCACGGCGTTATTTGGTGTTTTTGCAACAGATCTGCCAGCGCTTCTCGCTCCCTTGCTTGCTCGCTCGCTCGCTcgctccctctctctcctgctggctGCCTGTTCTAGGAAGCCAGCGCGCGCGGGGGGGCCTGTGGGGGGGATGCACAGCACAGGGGAGAGAGATTGCGCATGTTGGTCAGTCGTGTTTTAAAGAGTACAGTGCGGGGAGGCTGAGAGGGGCGCATGCAACAACAACTTTTGGAAGGGTGAGCTTGGCGACCTTCTTTATTAATGACTGCGGCAAAGCGCCCCCGGGCAGGCGAGGGGGTGCGGGCGGGCGGGGGCGCGCCAGGGCTGCAACTTGCCCCGCGGGCTCCGGCCGGGCGTAGAGGCTGCTACCAGAGATGGGTGCCGGCGAGGGGGTGGGGAGGTCTAGCGGCCGGGGGCAGGGGCTCAGGGGACCCGGAGCTATCTGCCCTCCGGTCTCCCcgagtttcattttgttgatacGCAGCACGTCCAGGCGCCGAACCGGGTTGAGCCGGTGCACATGACCTCGCGCTGGGCTCACGTGCAGCCGGTCCGGTCCCAGACACCTTCCGGGGGCTACCGCCTCCGCCCTGTCGCCCCCTCTCTGGGACGGGTGCACGCGGGCGCTGCACGCGGGGGCAGACTGCTCGGCTTCTGGGCTTTGAGGCTCTGCACAAATTAGATACAGTTTTTTTGGAGGGGCGGGGGACACCTTTTCCAGGTGAGTGTGGAGGGTGCGGAGCCCTAGCGCCAGGGGCGCGGGCTGGGATCCGGGACAGCACCCTTTTCGCGGCCACCCGGGAGTCCGGAGGGGGAGAGGCACTGGGAGAGTGGAAATGTACCGGCGGCGGCCGGAGCGACGGGTGCGCGCCCGCGGGGCGACGGCAGGGGGCGTGGCCCTTGTTTACCTTCTCCCAACTCTGCCGGTTCGCGTCCTGCTCTGGGGACGTATCCGCAGTCCCCCTGCCCTCCGCCTCCGCCCCTGGGCCCTGGGTGGTATCGGGAATGTTCAGGCTAAGGCTAGTGGCCGACCCCGTCTGGGACGCACACATACCTGATTTCCCCAATGAGTGACATTGCAGCCCCCGCCCCCACTAAGCACTGCTGCAGTCCCTTTGCCGGatccccggccccgccccgcccccggcaGTGGCATCTTcccggcctcacctccttcctctccctccctttttcccacCCACTCGCCTGCGCCTGCGGAGCGGCTCCTGCCCGCCTCCTCTCCGCCTGGGTGCAGACTTGTGGCTCCCCACGGCTTCTTCCCGCCCATCCCTGGGTCCTGAAACATCCTCATCCCTCGGCCAAAGAGTGAGGGGTCAACTTCGCGATTCGTAGCTGTTCTGTCGGATGATGAGGATGTCTGCGAGACAGCCAGGAAGGCTTCACTGTAGCTTCCATAGGCCCGGCCCCCGCAACCCTGTCCCTTACTACACACAGCTACCCACCCTCCGAGCGGCTCGGCCGCCTTTTCCGGCGGCTCCCAAACTCCTCCCCACAACCCAGGGAAAAGCCCACCCACCTCCCTGCGCCGCCCCGGGCTCGAACCGCCTCTTGCCCTTCCTTCGCCTAGGCTGGAGCCCCCCGCAGCCACCTCCGGCTCCTCCTCCCGGCTCCCGCGGTTGGAATCACGCCGGCGCGCCTCCAGCCTGCGGTCCCGCGGACTGCCTCCAGGGGCAGGTTGGAGGCACGCAACCCCCTTCTAATCCCCGCTGTCGCTGCCGCTGCCGCTGGCCCAGGCACTTTTTTACCAGCTTGGCCTCTGGCCTTGTGCTGGGCTTGGAAGAGGGGGAGGGGCGTTGCGTTTCTTTGCCCTGCTCCGAGAGTGCACCGCAGCCGGCTATCCTGGTCTGTGCAAATTTCGAAATCTAGCCCTTGCGCCTAACACGCCAGGCTCATCTTCCACAGAATTGCTAGGCACAAAGTTTAATCCTGGGTCAGTTTGCAGGAGGTCATACGGAGGTGTCTTGTTTGCATCCAGAGCAATTCCAAAGGAGTTAGGAAGGGGCTGAGTGGGGCCTGCTGCCCTGCCTTTGCTGAAAAAAGGAGTTGTCCTGAGTTCTGAGCCCAGATAAGTTGTCAAGACACCCCCTTACCAACATTTATGTTTGCAGTCTGAGTAGGGCCGGGGAGGTAATGGGCCCCTTCTGGCCCTTCCACCCAGAGTGGCATTAACTCCCTCCCTTAACTGGTAAAATTCCCAGTAGAACATTTGGCAAAAGGGCTGAGCAGGGAGCTGCCAACCAGGCCTGGCCCTGTTTCCTGGGTTCCCAGGGTGCTGGCTTCTCCCCTACGCTGACTTCCTCGCTCACCTTAGGGCCCCAAATGAACACACCATCCCTCCTGTCCCATCTTCCTGAGACGGGTTGGGACTTGCAGGGCGATCTAACAAGCAGAggaggaaaataacaacagaataacTGTAAGAAGGAAGGAGTGAGTAATAAAGCTGAcccaggcaggaggagggctTTCATGTTTAAGAGATGCTATTTGCTTTTTAGGTCACAGGCTGCAAAAACAGGCTTTGATCCGAAGTGGGCGAATAATTTATTGAAAAAGTTTGCATGGTAGGAGAAAAAAGGGATGTTTGTTTGATCTGGAGCCCTCTCAGTTGTCCCAAGTGCTGTTGGCTGTTGTTTTGAATGAAAAAGCATTTGGTTCTGCAGCAAATGCCTCACAGAGGGAAGTCCTCGCCCCAGGCAGCAGGACTTAAGAGTGAATGTTGGTTTTGAAACTGTTTGGCCAAGGGTCTCCCCAGCACTTTTGGAGATGAAGTGTTTAAGGATAGAATTATTTGGGCTCAGGATGCAGCAAATGTTTCCAGAATGTTTTCCCATCCAAAACGCTTTTCCTTTCCCTAAATTGCCTGGCTACACAGCCAGTAACAGTGATCCAAGAGGCTGTCAGAAATCTCCACTTAGCTTTCATTGACAAGTGAGGTGGGAATGCTGGTCCCAGGCTCCAGGTGCACCACAGTCTTGAAATGAGGCCTTTGATACTGACTCCCACATTCATTTAGTTGGGGGCAAAATATTCTGGTTATAACCGATGTTCCTGTTAATAAGGAGGTAGTCGTCTTATGCTCGTGACCTAGGTAAGAGGCTTCTAGTCCAAATTTTTCATAACACAGGCAGCAGACTCTTTGGGACTTCACAGTTCTCTTTTTAGGTTCTCTAATGGGGAAGACAGGTCAGAGTTGACAGATAAGATACCCTTGGCTTGCCCAGTCCTCTACAAAGAACCCTTACCATGTGGCTCAAAAGCTTACTATTGCAGGTCTTAGCTCAAAGCTCCTCTGCAGCCTCCCACAGGAatacccccacacacacccaggaaATTGTAGGCCTGTACAGCTTAGCCCATCGAGGGCAGGGTACACCCTCTACAATCAGACAAtttaggtttgaatccaggctgtACAGTTACCAGCTGTGATAATggctctgtgtctcagtttcttcatctgcaaatgagattaataatagtacctacctcatgaTGGGTGTGCAGAATAAGTGATGTATTGCATGAGAAAGACTTAAGCCCAAAGCCAGGCCTGTGGTAAGTACTTGATTGTTATTATTAGCCATTCTTAACTGTTTGTATTAATAATGTTGGGAGGGACCCAATGCAGCTTTGACCTTTGATCTCTTACCTTTAGGCTAGGCCAAAGAGCCAGCTTCCTTCTCTGAAGAAAGGATCAGAAGGATCCTGCAGATGCCAGCGGGCAGCCAGATGTGGGAGTGAGTGGACTGAGCTTTGCCCTATCTGAGGTGAAGAGTAGGGTGAGAAGGTGCTGAAGGACAAAGTAGACAAAGCTCTCATTCTCCCACCACCCTGCTGATGTGTCCCCAGAAATGGTCCCGGGGGTGGATGTGGGCAGCATGATCTAGGGGAGTTGGGTACCCTTTGGGACACTTGGAATTGCAGGTGGGCAATGCTGGGTGCCGCAGAAGGGTTCAGGCTCTCCTAGGCTTGGAGAAGCAGATCTGTGAATCCAGTGCGAGGATTCCAGGCAGCAGTCTTCTAGTCTGTGTGTACAAAATCATTTTTGTAACTGTAATTGCTGTCCCTGAGAAGGCATTAAAGTTAATGAGAGATAGGAAAGAGTGGGGCGCTGACCCCTATTTAAAGTGGTTTAAGAGTGTGCTGCTCTTATTTTCTGAATGTCTGGCCTTCCCAACACAAGGAGGCTCTAAGGACAGGTTTTCCAGCCGAAATATCATTAAATTGTATTAGCATCTTATTACACACACGCCTTAGTGGTCTGCCTCAGACAGGGagagtttttgtttctctttgaaaGATTGTGTCTGGAATGGTAAATTGCCTGCTTGaaagccctccccaccccctttcttAAGGAGGAGGACCTCCGAAATCCTGCTGTGTGTGGTGGTAGGCAGGGCAGATCTGGTGGCCCCTGGAGAGGAGAAGCTGGAGGCCAGGTTGGGGTGTTTTAACTGCCCAGGGAGCGGCTGCAGGAGCAGGCCTGAAAGGCCCACTGTTCCCAGGGTCAGCTGGAAGGGCGTTAATGGAGGCCCAGGGTGTTTATTTGAGTTTGTTTGCAGAGAGGTCTTTAAAGGGGGCTGGCATTGGGCATTGGTGTTTCAAGTCCAGAACCGAGGCCCCCACCAAGACCAATGGCTAGTGCTGCCAAGAAAACATCTGCCACCAAATTGCTGCCCTTTTACTGAGTTGACATTGATCATTAGCCAGGAGCCCAACCAAATAAAGCCTCCTGGAAAATGTGTGAGGTTAAGATGGGGAAGGCAGGCTGTGAAAACAGGGTAAAATCTTGGGCTGGGGTGTTTGTTCCTACAAACCACAAGCTGGCCAGCTGGGCTGTGTGGTCCCAGCACTATGGCCGGAGGGGACAAGAGCACACTCAGCACTCCCTATTATGTTCTGGATACAGTGCAAGGGGGCTGCTGAGGCTTCAGTGGGAGTTTAGACAGAAAGTTCTCTACTCTTCACTGACCTTACATTGCCAAGGAAAAGGACATTCAGGTAGCCCAACAAACAACAGTTGTGATGGTTGCTTTGAAGATAATGGATGATGAATTTCTTTAGAGAGGCATAGACTGTCATGGGCCACATTTAAGCTCAAATCTGAAGGGTAAAAAGTCAGACATGTGTAGACCACATAGCAGAATATTATAGGCAGTGAGTATCCCCTGTGCACAGGTCTCAAAGCACGAGTCTTTGGCTTGTTTGAGGGAATGAAAGGCCATTGTGGCTAGGAAGTGGTCAGGAAGGGGTAGTATGAACTTGGTGAGGTAGGCAGGGGCCTGACTGAGTAGGGTCTTGTGGTCAGGAGCTTGAGATTTATCCTTTGGTCAGCAGGaagcttttgaaatatttttaatagggaCACATTGTGATCTGACTTAcgcttttatttttagagatgggggtcttgctgtgttacccagcctggacttgaactcttgggctcaagcaatcctcccaccataagcctcccaagtagacagGACTGTAGGGACAAaccaccagctaattttttctatttttttagagacagtgtttcacaaAGTTACCCAGGCTTGTCTTGGGTTACCCGTCacttggcctcaggtgatcctcccacctcagcctcctaggtagctgggactacacaccaTCACCCTGGGCTTCTGATttatgcttttttgttgttgttgtagagaccagagtctcactttactgccctcggtagagtgccatgacgtcacacagctcacagcaatctccagctctggggcttaggcgattctcttgcctcagtctcccgagtagctgggactataggcacctgccacaatgcccggctgtttttttgttgcggtttggccggggctgggtttgaacctgccaccctcagtatatggggccagcaccttactcactgagccacaggcgccaccctgatttaTGCTTTTTAAAGATTCACTCTGgttgctgtgtggagtcaggattGTGGGGGAGTGGTAGTGCAAGCTGGGAGATGAACAAGGGCTCTAAGCAAGACATGAGACTGGCTTGGACCAGTGAAGTGACAGGAGAGATGGAAAAAAGTGGGTGTGTTTTGGAGGCAGAACCCACTGGACTTGCCAAGGGTTAGCTGTGGGACAGAGGTAGCTGGGAGAGGCTGTGGTCTTCTGCTCCATAGAGGGGGCTCTAGGGTACCCATACTCCAAAGGAAAACTTTCTACATGTGTCTCCATGCTGGGGTTGGCATGAGAAGGGCAAATGGCAGGAAAAGGAGAGCCTTTCTTTCCTAGAGTCTCCTTTATAGATAGGATTTCAGGAGTGCTTCCATCCCCCAAATCAAGTGCCTTGCGACACTGAGATATTCTTCTCCAAGAGCAGGTTTTACTTTGGGAGAGATTGGAGGGtccagtagagaggaaaaaccAGAGACCAAGATCAGGTGTCAGCACTGCCTATATTTGCACCTGTGTTCGCAGTCCTGGATTTCTGCTTTGGTACAGGGGTCCTTCCTGCCCCCTTGCTGGGTTGGAGAGGAGGATGATTCATGGGACAAAGGGCTGCCTCACAGGGGTCCAGGCCTCATTTGGAGCTTCATCAGCCACTGTGATAGTAGGGGCTCACTGGAGGCAGATAGGCCTTTGGAATAGACTATGTCCAAAAGAAAGAAGTTTCACTTAGAAAACATCGGCTCCTCTCTGAGAACTAGTTTTTCAATTAAGCCATCACAAAATCTGCTCCCTTAATAGCCTCTGGTGGGGCAGCCCACTGAGAAGCACAAGCCTTGGGCACTGTTTTGTGGAGGACAGGTTGGAGGGGAActgctgtggggtggggtgtAGTCTTGCATGTTGATAGTCACCTGTTGCTCCCTGGGCAGTAGGAAACAGCATTGTAAGAAGGGCATGGACAGTCAAGGAGTGCCTTCTAGGGGACCTTCCTTACTGTGAAAGGTCACGGCCTCCTGCTGTCAGAGGTGCTCCCTAGATAAGGACCAGTGGGAGGATGGCTCTCCCACCTGGCCCAGGGCTGCCGTAGCATTAATAACTAGTACCCGTAATGGATCTCCAACCACCGTGCTGAGGGCTTTCTGCCACTCTTATTTATTCTTACCAGCTGATTCTGGCCCACACATATGTTTAGTTTGGCCCTctcaaagtgttttaaaaattctgactCAGTTGCCAAATTTTAAATTCAGGAAATTTATGTAAAAAGCCAGATCCAGTCCTCCGGTAGGTATGTCTTTCCCATGGTCCCTGGTCTAGTGAGGGGTGGAGCTAAGATTTGTACCTGTCAGCCCTGAATCCACAGCCCCTATTTTTTTGCTGTGGGAGACCCTGGCTTAGAAGTGCCCTCTTTATTGGAAATGAAGTGGAATGTACTTTCATGATTTCAGGGGAGAAATGATGGGTGCATTTGTAGCCCTTTTCCCTTACTCTTACCCCATCAGTGACAGGGCAGAGCAGTGTTGGGCAACATGTAGGCTAGTCAGGGCTCTCTGTCAGAGGCAGCCTTCCTCATAtgcttttccctttttattttatttatttatttattttagagagagGATTGCACTTTGTTGCCCAAGCATGAGGACAGTGACATGATGATAGcccacttcaacctcaaactcctagactcaagtgatccttctacttcagcctctggagtagctgggagtataggcatgtgctaccaccTCCTGttaattttttggtattttttgtagacagggtcttgccttgttgctcaggctggtctcaaactcctgagctcaagcgatcttcccgccccagcctcccaaagtgctgatcCAAACACTCAGTTCGTGGAGCCCAGTTAGGGTGGCAGTTGTTGGTTGCTGCACTGCTTGTGTTCTCATGCATAGGGGAGTCTGAAGGTCAAGAGCATGGTCTCCTGAGTCAGAT carries:
- the LOC128568459 gene encoding translation initiation factor IF-2-like → MRMFQDPGMGGKKPWGATSLHPGGEEAGRSRSAGAGPPARAGFLEQAASRRERERASERASKGARSAGRSVAKTPNNAVEMRRAPPPGAGSYLPPRCPPEGRCPRLRVAARTGAGRMLPKPGAPGAGAGGRGARIHPGSRRGRRPDPWRPQPHAPAGDGQPARPEPVLLGVGAK